One window of the Halanaerobiaceae bacterium ANBcell28 genome contains the following:
- the modA gene encoding molybdate ABC transporter substrate-binding protein, producing the protein MKNIIFYTLIAIFAFFLTACSPSSSKEITSIRVMAAASLTEVFQDLKSNFEKEHPDIEIELNFAGSQALYSQISYGVAADIFASANLKYINLLEEDQQIRDSYIFANNGLVVLVSDLRLRELDDLLKDDVNIIIADQSVPIGEYTIYLLENLNQNPELRVNYKELFLNNVVSKEFSVSEIATKVQIGEADAGVVYWSDYFSIRDEELSFIEFDKEDNIKTTYKVSLLNNKSLSNNLVKKEAAESFVYFLLSDQGKEILLEHAFLVKGP; encoded by the coding sequence ATGAAAAATATTATATTTTATACCTTAATAGCAATATTCGCTTTCTTCCTTACTGCTTGTTCTCCCTCAAGTAGTAAGGAAATAACCTCAATCAGGGTAATGGCTGCTGCCAGCCTTACAGAAGTCTTTCAGGATCTTAAAAGTAATTTTGAAAAGGAACATCCCGATATAGAAATAGAATTAAATTTTGCTGGCAGCCAGGCACTATATAGTCAAATATCTTATGGTGTAGCAGCAGATATTTTTGCTTCAGCTAATTTAAAATATATCAATTTATTAGAAGAAGATCAGCAGATTAGAGATTCTTATATATTTGCTAATAATGGTTTAGTTGTTTTAGTATCAGATTTGCGATTAAGGGAATTGGATGATTTATTAAAGGATGATGTAAATATTATTATTGCTGATCAATCGGTTCCCATTGGTGAATATACAATTTACTTACTGGAAAATCTTAATCAAAATCCAGAACTAAGAGTTAATTATAAAGAGTTATTTCTCAATAATGTAGTTTCAAAGGAATTTAGTGTAAGTGAAATAGCAACTAAAGTGCAAATAGGAGAGGCAGATGCGGGTGTGGTGTATTGGAGCGATTATTTTTCAATAAGAGATGAGGAACTGAGTTTTATTGAATTTGATAAAGAAGATAATATTAAAACCACATATAAAGTTTCTTTATTAAATAATAAGAGTTTGTCTAATAATTTAGTAAAAAAAGAAGCAGCAGAAAGTTTTGTGTATTTCCTACTCTCCGATCAGGGGAAAGAAATATTGCTGGAGCATGCTTTTCTGGTGAAAGGACCATAG
- a CDS encoding 2Fe-2S ferredoxin, translated as MPEIKHHVFVCSSSRINGQQKGYCVNKDSVEIVQNFMMEIEEWGLAGAVMLTNTGCLGICDKGPIVIVYPEGVWYGGVTPDDVEEIVESHLENGEIVERLQI; from the coding sequence ATGCCAGAAATTAAGCATCATGTTTTTGTTTGTTCCAGCTCCAGGATTAATGGTCAACAAAAGGGCTACTGTGTTAACAAAGATTCTGTGGAGATCGTTCAAAACTTTATGATGGAGATAGAAGAATGGGGTCTTGCAGGTGCTGTAATGCTAACAAATACTGGCTGTCTTGGTATCTGTGATAAAGGACCGATAGTGATTGTTTACCCGGAAGGGGTCTGGTATGGAGGGGTTACCCCTGATGATGTTGAAGAGATTGTTGAATCTCATTTGGAGAATGGGGAGATAGTGGAGAGATTACAAATTTAG